The genomic segment GCTCGTCGATCATGCCCGGGAAGGTCAATCCGACGCAATGCGAAGCGCTCACGATGGTGTGCACGCAGGTATTCGGCAACGACGCGACTGTCGCGTTCGCCGGGAGTCAGGGGAATTTTCAGCTGAACGTGTACAAGCCGGTGATGGTCCACAACGTGCTGGAGAGCATCACGCTGCTCGCCGACGCGTGTCGCGCGTTCAACGTGCATTGCGCGGTCGGCATCGAGCCCAATCTCCAGCAGATGGGTGACAACCTCGAAAAGAACCTGATGCTCGTCACCGCTCTCAATCGTCACATCGGCTACGACAACGCGGCGATCGTTGCGAAGACGGCCCACCGCGAAGGGAAATCTCTGCGTGAAGTCGCGAATGCGCTGGGGTTCGTTACGCCGACGGATTTCGACCGATACGTCGTGCCGCTGGACATGACGCATGCCTGATAGCGCCCGCTTCGGTTTCCTTCCATTGAGATGCAAGTCACCGATTATGAGAAAGGGGGGCCTGTGTCTCGTCGAGGCGGCAACCTGAATCGGGCAGAGACCGGCCGTGCGTCCGGGAGCGGCGCCGGCGCACGGCGCGCATGGCAGCGCGCCGCGCCGGCTTCCGCCGGGATCGCTACGGCATCAACCGGTCGAGCAGCGGCGACCGGAAGATCCGGTGCGGGTCGTAGCGTTCGAGGGTCGCGCGCGCCGCATCCCAGCTGCTCGACGGCGGCTGGCCTTCACGATGCAGGTTCGGGATCGTGGTGGCGAGCATGGTGCCGTCCTGCCAGGCGGCCGTGTCGGTATAGCCCCAGCCCTTCGACCATTCGGGACGCAGCGTCGCATACGAACCGGTGTAGTTCGCGAGCATCCATTGCTCGATCTCGCGATAGAAGCGACCGGCGCCAGGCGTGCCCGGTAACGTCAGGATATCGAACCATACGGCGATGTCCCATTCCGGGTGATCGGGGCGCGGCTTGAGCGCGGACAGCGTGGGAACGACCGCGCCGGCGCCGGCATCGGCCGGCTTGTCGAGACCGGTGACCCGGATCTCGACGGGGCCGTTGATCGGGTACTCGCCGCGTACCTTGTATGCGTCGATGCGATTCTGATAGAACTGCACGAATTCGCTGATCAGGCGTTGTACGTCGGCACGCCGCGCCAGTATCGCGTAGCCGTTCGCGGTGACGCGCAGCGTCGTCGGCCGAATGTACTGCAGCACGGTGCGCGACCAGCCCCAGATGTCCCCGCTGAGCGTGAGCGCGAGGCCGGCGGTCGTGATCGCCAGTTGCGTCTGGCCGAACAACGGCGTCAATGCACCTTCTCCGTTGATCACGATCCGCTTGACGAGATCCGAGATGGACTGCGAGATCGAATCGGAGAACGGATAGTTGTACGGCTGCGTGACGGTGCGCGACAGGAACGGCTTGCTGGGCGTCGGCGTCCAGACCTTGAGCCACGGGCACGTCGTGAACGGGAACCAGATCGCTTCCATCCGGCCCGCTCGATCGAGAAACGACGCGATCGTTCGGCCCGACGTGCCGGCCGGTGCAAATAGTTCGGAAGACGGAATGTCGACGAAGCTCTGGCAGCGCAGCCGCTGGTTCGGTCCTGCCGTCAGCGTAACTTCGACGACGAACGCCATCCCGATGTGCGCGAGGAACGCGCCGATCTCGGGATCGCTGCGCTCGAACCGGCGCAGCACGTATTGCTGCCGGGCCGGATCGAACACGATCGCGGTCAGCGCGACCACGAGATTGCTTAGCGAGCCGTAGGTGTGGCCCGGTTGCAAGGTTTCACCGGCCGCCGGTACGGCGGTGCCGTGCGCGTCGATCGCAAGCGCACCGCCGAGCGTGATGCCGCCCGGCGCAGGCACGGCGACCATGCCGAGGCCGGATTGCTCGAGCGTCGCGAGCAGCGACTCCAGCGACACGCCCGTTTGCGCGGTGACGCGCGCCGGACTCGTCGACGTGTCGACGGAGACGGCCGTCAACGACTTCGTCGTATCGAGCAGCACGAGGTTCGCGGCGCCGGCGCTTGGGTCCAGCGTCAGGGGCGACCAGTTGTGCATGTAGCCGCGCGGACGTACCCGGTAGCCGTTCGCGCGGGCCCAGTTGACCGTCGCAACGACGTCGTCGGCGGAGCGTGGCGCGGCGGTCCATACGTCCTGCACGGCGATCTCGCCGCTCCAGTTCTGGAACGCCTGCTTGTAAAGCGGAATGTCGGCCGGGAAGCCGGGCGGTGTCGCGCCGGCCGTCAGCGCGTGCGCCGCTACCTGGTAGACCGGTGTCCAGCCGGTGACGACGCCGGCCGCCGCGAGTTTCGCCATGTTGGCCAGGAAGGCGCGACGCGGCGCAGGTTCGTCTCGAAAGTCGTGACTCATGGTGTGCTCCAATTTCTCGGAATTGTTTTACGGATTGGAAAGACGACAAATGACGCGTTGAAGCCAGCGTGGTAATTCGAGCAGGCGTGACGCGCGGGCAGCGTTGCGCGTAGACGGGCCGGGATTGAAAAGAGGACGGTGCATTCGACAATGCGCGGCCGCTCGTCATCACGGACGTCTGGAAGGGAATCGGAAAACCTCCGGCGACTTCTGCAACTGGCCGTCGGTCTGTCCTGCCGGCAGGTGGATATGGTGATTCGGCTGAATAGCGTGAGACGAAGCGCTAGCCGCGACGATCGATAAAAGATGATTGCACGTGCATATTAATTTCCATGTTTCGTTTTTTTAAATAAACCCGCTTGCAGTTCAAAATCGGGCGACGTTTTGTCGTTTATTTCGCTGAAAAAGCGTAGCAATTTATCTGTCGCGCGGCAACGGGCGGAGTGGGTAAATTGCGTGCGCTTCAATATGGATATTTTATGACGGTCAATGATTTTTCCATTTGTTGATATTTTGCAACGCCCGTGTCGGCGGTGCTGGAAATGTTGTTTGTGGCGATTTTTATCGCCTGAAGGTGTAATCGACAGCGTGCTGCCGCAAGCAGGCAGCGAAAATTATGCCTGTCCATCACGCAGATTGAATCGATCGTTTATCGAATCGAAACAATTCCCGGAGGAAAGTGCTCGGGGCCACGTGGCGAGCGGGAGTGACGTAATGAAATTATCTTATTCTTCTCTCGAACAAGACCTCTTTGACGAAAATCCATGGTATACGGCGCTCGGGTGACTATTACAGGATTTCGGGGTAAATAAAGGTAAATTCGTATGGCCTACCATAATTGTGCTCGTGAGTGGCTTGCAAATTTATCGACTTCCGTTTTGCAAGCGGCGCAATTTAAAAAAACGAATGTCACGATAAATGCAGATATTTTAAATCGTCGCTATCATACGCGGCTGGGGTATTCGTGGATCAAATTCAATGGAAAGGATTATCTCGGTTTTTGTTCGTGATTATTCGTTGAATCCGCCGGGAATGCGCCCGCTCCGGGCCGGCGCAGGGTTTTCCAATTCAGGCGTTCAGCGCGTCCGGCGGCAGTGCGTTTTCACCGCCCTCGTCCCCGCGCGCGATCTCGCATCGAACTGAACAGAGCACGGCGCGCCGCCGTTTCGCGTGAGCCGAACACATCGGCGCGCGACGAAACGCGCGCCGCGCAAACCGCGCCGGCTCGCCCGCGCTGGCGTTGCGCCGCCGTCCTCAAGCACGCACAACAAGGAAACAAGGAGAGTCAGATGTTCGCGATGTTCTCGAAGCTCGGGAAGGTGATTTCGAGCGCCGGCAGTGAGCGGTTCGCATCCGACATGCATGCATTGCTGGTCGAATCGATTCCGCTCGCGATCACCCGGATGACTGAATGGACGCTCGACGAGCCGGCGGGCGAAGTCGTCCACGTGCAATCGCTCGGCGCGTTCGGTGCGCCGGGTGACGACGGGCGCAGCACCGGGCCGGCCGCGCACGGCGAGCGGCAGCCGGCAGCGCATCCGCTGTTGAACCGGATCGTGGCTGCTTGCGACCGGCAGCTCATTCACATCAATCCGCTGATGCGCAGCGGCAATGGCAGCGAAGTCGCGCCGCTGCGTGGGCCGGGCGGGGGATTTCAGTGCCATCTCGTGTCGTGCAAGGCGAATCGCCGCTACGTGATCTCGCTGCATCGAACGGCGTCGCATTGCGACTTCTCGTTGCAGGAGATGTCGTTCCTGAAGAATTTCGCCGATACGCTGCTGCCGCTCGTCGAGTGGCATGCGTCGACGCGCCGGCACGGCGACCTCGAAGGCACGACGATGCCCGCCGTCGAGGCGCTGCGCCAGGAGTTCGAATCGCGGCTTGCGCGCGCGGCGGTCGTGCTGTCGGCGCGCGAAAGCGAAGTGTGCCTCGGCCTGCTCGCGGGCAAGATGCTGCGAGAACTGGCCGGCGAGCTCGGTGTGAAGGAGAGTACGGTCGAGACGTACATCAAGCGCGCGGCGGTGAAGCTCGGCATCAGCGGCCGGCACGGGCTCACGAAATGGATGATCGACGATTACGTGCCGTGCGCGTCGGCGGCGTGATGCCGTCACGCCGGGCGCGGGCGCCGATACCCGGCGCGCGATACGCGCCGCCGGCCGACGTGCCGGGATTGCTGGCGCGCGTGCGCGCGCCGGCGCTCTCGTCGCGGGTGATGACGACGATGTCACCGGGTGCGGCGGTTCGGCCTTCGTCGTCGGCGTGATTGCCGGCGCGCGGCTCAAGGGGGAGACCGGCGGCAGCCATCCGATGCTGTTTGGCACGCAGCCCGCGTCAGCGTCGCGCAGGCTGCAGTTCCTTGCGCGCCGCGGTGCCGGCACGCGCTTTCGGACCGCCAGCCTTCGGATGCCGACGCTTCAGGTGCCGATGATGTACGGCGATGCGCGGTCGCGCCGCACGCTTCTCGTGCCGTGTCGGCGTGCTCCAGTCGCGGCCTCGCTCGCGGCCCCTGCGGCCTCGTCGAGCATCCAGCGCGTGAGACCATGGCGCCCGCCGAAGCCGAGCTTGACGGCCGCCCGCTTCAGGTAGGTCTCGACGGTGCTTTCGCGCAGCGCGAAACGCACGGCGATGGCGGGCACCGTGTCGCCGGCCAGCAGCGCCGTGCATGCCTCGATCTCGCGCGTCGACAGCTTGACGCCGGCTTGCCGCAGACGGTCGGCGAACCGCCGCGCCACGCGCTCCCGGCCCGATTGCGTCGCCGGCGGCGCGGCGGCGGCCGCGTGGGCGGGCGGCGGAGTCGAATCGAGCGCCGCGACATGGGTCTCGACGATCGGAAACAGCACGTGCGAGAGCTCCTTGAGGACGGTCTGCTCCCGCGGCGTGAAGTCGTCGAACGTGTTCGTGCGATACAGCGAGATCAGGTAATAGTGGCCCCGCTTGCGGGTCAAGAGGTGGAATTGCGCGCAACGCGGTGGCACGATCGCAGCCTGCATGAGGGCGAAGCGATGGAGCAGCGCGTGGGTCGGGCCGTGGCCGGCGAGCGTGTCATCGACGTGCAGGCGGCTCGCGCCCGGGCGCGGCGGCATCTGCGGCCCGTAACAGGCGGCTGCCGGGCCGGCCTTCGCGAGCGCCGCGCCGACCGCGCCGAGGCTGCGCACCTGGAGATCGCCGTCAGGCGTCGCGTCGACCGCGAGCTCCGAAATGCGGATCTCGTCGACGGGGACGGCCGCAGAGATCAGGCTGTACATCACTCGGGGAAAGCGTCGGCTCCCGCTGCTTGAGATCGCTTCGCCGACGTGTGCGAACAATCTGCTGAACTCCATGAACGGATTCCTGATGAGACGTTGAAGCTGCGCTTGCGCGCATGGTTGCCGACATGATTTAAACACCCGGCGGCGAACGCGTCTGTAACGGATAGCCGGGACAGGCGACGCATCGCCGGCCACCGACGGCTACGTCGAACCGGCGTCGCGCGTTGACGATCTCGCCTACGCGATCTACACGTCCGGTTCGACCGGTAAACCGAAGGGTGTGATGGTCGAGCAGTCGCTCGCATGGTTCGATTTCGATGCGTCCCACGTGCGGTCGCGGTTCCATTCGATCGTGGGACGGTGTGGCGGATCGGATCTGCGCGGAGCTGCAACGCGCGCACCGCATCCGGATCGCTGCTCATCCTGCAGCTTCGGCTTGGACGGCACACATGGCCGTATCGGAGAAGATGCGGCCGCTATCCAGGCGAATGACCCGATCTGCGAGCTTGAAGTACTGATCGTCGTGGGTAATGATAATGACGCATTTCCCGCGGGATTTCAGATCGGGAACCAGCACTTCATAGAAAAATCTCTTGAAGACCGGATCCTGATCGGCAGCCCATTCGTCCAGGATGTAAATCGGGCGATCCTCGATGTAGGCGCAAAGCAGCGCCAATCGCTTGCGTTGCCCTGTCGATAGGGCTCTGGTTGTCGAGTAGTCCTTGCCATTGATCTCTACTTTGTCGGCCAGTTTCAGGGTTTCAAGATATTTTCGGGCAAGCTCGATGCTCGAATTTTCGCGGTCCGGACCGATGATGCGGTTGAACAAATGGAAATCGGTAAATACCGCGGAAAACAGATTGCGGTACCGTTCCCTGGCAGCGTCGTCAACGACTTTTCCATCGAGGGCGATGTGGCCTTCGGTAGGCACGTAGAGGCCGCTGAGTACTTTGCCCAACGTGCTTTTGCCGCTGCCGTTTCCACCGATGACATAGACGAGCTCTCCGGCATGAATCGTCATATTGATGGGGCCGAGCACGAAATCGACCGACGAATCATTGTCGCGGTAGTTCATCTTCACATCTTTCAGCTCAATGAGTTGCCATGAATTCGCCGAGGATTCCCTGGTGCGCGGATGGGGCGGTTCCTTGCGTGAATCCTCCCCGTCATCGATCAAAAAACCGAATTCCGCCAGCCGGGCGAGCGCGGTTTTGCCTTCGGCCACGATCGGCAGAATACTGATCAGCATGGTCAACGGCCCCATCATGTAGAGCACGGCCAGAATGCTCGCCGTGAGTACGGACGGGTCCACGACGCCGAACGAAGGTACGCCGAACAGCAAGAATCCGAGCAGGACCGCTACCGTGATCTGGCCAATGGTGTCGCCGCTCATGAACCAGAAGCGTTCTATGTAATTGAATCCTGCCACGCGCTTCGATGATAATTCGATCGCAGCCCTGGTAAACCAGCGTCGTCTGGCCCTGTTGAGCTTGAGTTCCTTGATGCCGAACACGAGGCCATGGGTATATTCATTGAACTGGACAAATTCATCGCGAACTCTTTCCGTGAAATTGACCGCCCTTCGATAGAAAAACAGATAAAGCGCCAGGCCAACGATTGTCTGGGTGATCGTCGAAGCGAAAACGATCCACGACAGATAGGCGAGATAGACGATGCTGCATACCAGGACGACGGACTGAACGATGATCGTCGGTATGGTGAGCAGGGTCTGGCTCAACTGCGGAATGTCCTGCGTCAGCATGGTCAGGATATTCGGGGCGCCGCGCCGGTCGATTTCGTCCAGTGGGGTCGCCAGGATCCTTTTGCACAGGTTGACGCGCAATCTCGTCATGACTTTCATGCAGGCATAGGAGGGCATCACGGCAGCGCTGCTCCTGCAGACAACTGCGATGACGTTCACCGCAATGAATATCATCAGCAGCGTCTGTCGGTCGTCCTGGTCATGCAGCACCCTGCTGATCAATCCGACGCCCACGATCGACGCAATGCCGCTGACGAGGCCCGTAAGGACCGTGCCCAGGGTCAACCAGGGATGACTGCGCCACATCAGGGTGGCTGCCGAATGCCACGGCGGCGATTTACTTTGAGTGGAATCCATGAGTCGCCAATATTGCTCAGTTGATCAGGTGGCTGAGTTCGACGTTTCTTGCCGCTGATCTCAATCTCGACGAGGTTTCGTGCTTGCCCAGGAACGCGATGCTTTCCACGATTTCCAGCGGCGAGTCGGAAAACAGGATGCAGCACTTCAGCAAGCGCTGCGCACGGTCCCAGCCGAGGCCCGATGCATCGGCCACGCCACGCAACGAAGCCTCGACCGACGCGACCGTCCAGCTGTCGTTCCGTGTCAACCGCGCTTCGATCAGTCGAAGAAACTGCAGGAGGGTGCGGGGATTCCTTTCTATGCTGTACATCAGGATGTAATCGACCCGCCGTGTCTTCGTGATCAACGGAAAAATCAGATCGATCACGTCGTCGATCGATTCGCATTTCCCATAAGCCAGCGAAATTGCCTCGCCGAGCTTGCAGTCCCGGTGAAGCGAATCGAGCGCGGACTTGACGAACTCCGCTTCGAGGTCAACGGTGATGGTTTTCATGAGCTTCAATGGCCTGTTGAGATAGGGACCGCAGGGGATCGCAGCGAGCGCCGGCCGCAGGCGTTACCAGCCATCCGGAATCGGAAGGGAATAGCTCAGCGGCTTTTCCGGCATGACTTCGTCCATGATGTCGGAGTAACCGGACTCCTGTCCGACCAGATTGGGTTCGAAGCAGTAGCAATTGAACTTCTGCTGCAGCACGAGGTTGTTGCGGTCGTTGATCGCCGGCGGGTTTTCGTTGATCGCGATGAATGCGTCGTAAAGCGAGTCCCTGACGACGTAGGCATGCGCGGTGAGCGTCTCTACGGCCTTGACGATGTTCGGCGCGACGGGAATGGGCGGCGTGAAGTGATAGGCGCCCAGAAACAGCATGTGCCAGTCGTTCGGCACTTGCGCGATGAACTCGGGAAAGCGCGCGGCGAAGTCGGGGTCGAAGAAGGCGTCGTCCTCGAAGATCAGGACTTCGCTCGCGCCCGCGGCCTTGGCCTGTTTCACCGCGGCTAGATGGCTCATCGTGCAGCCGTAGTCCTGCGCACGCATATGGCTCAGGGATTCCGGCACGGTCACCAGCCTTGCATCGACGGCGGGCAGTCGTTCCACCGTGAGGATGTTCTGCTCGGCGAATTTTCTTTGCATCGCTTCCCAGCGGTCGGGGCGCCGGTCCAGATTGATGCAGACCTTGCGGGCGAAAGCGTTGTCGATCGTCGGTGCTGATTTCATGAGTGTTTTTTTTCCAGGAACTGATTGACGCGGGTAGCGAGGACGGCGACGTGCGGGTCGAGCAGCATGGTCAGGTGGTCGCCGGGTACGTCCATCACCTCGACGGGCAGCGCCGAGAAGCGGGACCACCCCCAGCTCGGGTCGAGGCGGAGCTGCGCTATCTCGGGCGACGGATCGTAGTCGCCGGGATCCCGCTCGGTGCTGCGGAACAACGCGATCGGCACGGGAAGCGGGGTGGCTTGCGGCGCGTAGCGCGATTTGAAGTTGGCCTGATAGACGCGCAGATAGGCGCGCAGGCGGTCGGCTCCGGCATCCGCAAACCAGTTGCCGCGGTCGCCGATTCTGTCGAGGATCAGGCCGGCCTGGCCGTCGGGGTCGAGCGGGGCGAGGTCTGCTCGCGTTACCTGAAGGTCGGTCCCGAGGAAGGTGCCGATTTCGTGAGCGATCGCGACCAGCCATTCGGTGTCGTCCCAGTCTTGCCAGTAGGCTGCGGCCGAGCTGTCGATGGGCGCGGAAGCGTCGAAGATCGCCAGCAGTTCGACGACGGCGCCCTTGGCAACGAGCTGCCGGCTCATTTCGAGCGCCACCTGCGCACCGAACGAGTGGCCCGCCAGGTAGTACGGGCCCGCGCCCACCAGCGGCCAGATGCATTCGATATGACGGGCCGCGATGTCTTCGACGCGGGTGAGCGGCAGGCAGGAGCCGTCGAGGCCGAGCGCTTCCAGGCCGTGCACCGCGTGAGCTTCGGTCAGGCGGTTCGCGAGCGGGTGGAAGTAGACCACGTTCCCGCCGGCGCCCGGAAGCAGGAAAAGCGGCGCGGCGGGACCGCCGTCCCGGATCGGCACGAGTCCGCCGGCGGGGGCGGCCGGCGCTTTCCCGGCCAAGGCCGCCGCCAGTTTCTCGACGGTCGGATTCTCGAACAGGCACGAAATGGGCAGCCGGCGATCGAACGCCTTTTCGACATTGGCCATCAGCTGGATCGCGATGATCGAGTGTCCGCCGAGGTCGAAATAATTGTCGCTGACCGTGATGTCGTTTCTTTTGAAGATCCGCTGCCAGATCTCCAGCAACGTGCTTTCGTCCGCCGTCGGCACGCCGGTGCGGGCCGCCGTGGCCGCACCGGCCGCAGGTTCGACGTCGGAGGCGGCCGCGCCGCGCGGCGCGCCCGGCTGGCCGCCGGCGGCCGGCACCGGCGCATCGGCGAGCTGGCCGGTCAACTGGGCCGGGTCGTCCGCGAATCGTTCCAGCAACGCGCGGATGATGTCCAGCATCTGCCGGACCACCTCGGGGGCGACGCGGTGCGCATCGTGCGTGATATGGAAGCCGAGGCGCGTATCCGGGTGTACGGTCAGGGTCAGCGGGTAATGCGCTTCCGCGAACGCGCGGGTGTCGAGGATCTCGATGTCGTCGGGCCCGAGAGCGGGGGCGGCGGCAACCGGGAAGTTCTCGAACACCAGCAGGCTGTCGAACAGGCTGTCGCGGGCAGGCAGTTCGCTCCACGACTGGATATCGACCAGCGAACTGTACGAATGCGGCTCCATCGCCGTCTGGGCTGCGTGAACCGTCGCCAGCCATTCGACGAACGGGCGTTCCGGCGCGATGCGCACGCGAAACGGCAGCGTGTTGATGAACAGGCCCACGATCGACTCGACGCCGTCGAGCTGCGGCGGGCGACCGGACACGGTGACGCCGAAGACGACGTCGTCGGTCCCGGCGCGGCGCCGCAGCACCAATGCCCAGACCGCGCGGATCAGGACGTTGAGGGTGAGGCGATGGGTTCGCATGAGCGTTTGCAGCCGAGCGGTCAGCGCCTCGTCCAGCAGGAATTGCTGGGTCCTGCGTTTGTCCTGCCGTGCGGCATCGCCGGAGATCTGCCCGGCCGGATGGGCCACGATCGGCGTGGCGGCATGGAACCCGGCCAGTTCGGCGCGCCACCAGGTTTCGTCGGCCGAACGAGGATGGCGCGCGAGCCAGTCGATGTACCTGCGGTATCCCGGCGCCGACGCGGCGAGCGCGGGCATGCCGGTGCGGGCGAGCGACAGGTAGTCGTCGAACACTTCCTTCATCAGGGTGGCGGTGCTCCAGCCGTCGAGAATGATGTGGTGCGCGCTCCAGCAGAACCGATGGCGTGTCTCCGTTTCCTGAATCAGCGTGCAGCGGAACAACGGCGCCCGCTGCAAATCGAAGCCGCGCCGCCGGTCGTCGGCGAGGAATGCATCGAAGTCCTGCGCGCGGCGGGATGCATCGCGGTGTCGCCAGTCGAGGAACGTCCACGGCAGATCGACCGTGTGCCGGACGGTCTGGACCGGATGATCGCGATTGGCCCACGCGAACGCGGTACGCAGCACGGCATGGCGCGCGAGCGCATTGGCCCAGGCTTGCCGGAGCGCCGGCACCTGGAGCGGGCCGTTGACGACGAAGCTGAACTGCTGGAAATACGCGGCGGGATCCAGTTCGTACAGCGAATGGAACAGGATGCCCTGCTGCAGGGACGAGAGCGGGTAGCTGTCTTCGAGGTTGTCCCACGCGGTGTCGGGAACCGACGCCGCGAAGTCGAGCAACCGGTCCTTGAAGTGCGCGGCCAGGTTTTCGACCGTCTGCCGCTGGTGGAGACGCTCGCCGTAGCGCCAGTCCACCTGAAGTTTGCCGTCGGAAACGGCGGCGACGATCTCGAACGCATGCGTGCGCAGGGACCGCTCGGAGCGCAGCGAACCGAGGTCTTCGGCAGCCGGGCTCCAGCCGTCGGATTGCTGCAGCACGGTATCGAGCTGTCCGTGATAGTTGAAGAGGATGTCGGCATTCGGCAGCGCGGCGAGGCTGTCACGCACGGCGGCGTCGGGGCCCAGGTAGCGGAGCAGCGAATAACCGAGGCCTTCGGCCGGAATCCGGCGCAACTGCTGCTGCGCGTCGCGCAGCGCTTCCTGCGGCGTCTGCATCGCGTCGACCTCGAGGACGATCGGATAGATGGAGGTGAACCAGCCCACCGTCCTGCTGACGTCGATCGGCGCATCGCCGACGTGGCGGCCGTGACTTTCGACATCGATCCGGGTGCGGGCGTTGCCCGTGACCATGCTGCATGCTTGCGCGAGCGCGACGAGCAGGACGTTGTTGATGCGGGTGTCGTAGGCCCGCGGCAGCCGGCGCAGCAACGCCGCGGTTTCGGCTTCGTCCAGCTCGAATGAAACGGATGCCGAGTCGCCGACCGCGTTGTCGGCCGCGCCCGCGGCCGGATAATCGACCGGCATGGGCTCGACGTCCTGCGAGAGGAGGGCTTGCCACCGTGGGGCTTCGTCGCCGATGGCAGGCGACCGGGCCAGTTGCTGCAGATGCAAGG from the Burkholderia pyrrocinia genome contains:
- a CDS encoding cholesterol oxidase substrate-binding domain-containing protein; this translates as MSHDFRDEPAPRRAFLANMAKLAAAGVVTGWTPVYQVAAHALTAGATPPGFPADIPLYKQAFQNWSGEIAVQDVWTAAPRSADDVVATVNWARANGYRVRPRGYMHNWSPLTLDPSAGAANLVLLDTTKSLTAVSVDTSTSPARVTAQTGVSLESLLATLEQSGLGMVAVPAPGGITLGGALAIDAHGTAVPAAGETLQPGHTYGSLSNLVVALTAIVFDPARQQYVLRRFERSDPEIGAFLAHIGMAFVVEVTLTAGPNQRLRCQSFVDIPSSELFAPAGTSGRTIASFLDRAGRMEAIWFPFTTCPWLKVWTPTPSKPFLSRTVTQPYNYPFSDSISQSISDLVKRIVINGEGALTPLFGQTQLAITTAGLALTLSGDIWGWSRTVLQYIRPTTLRVTANGYAILARRADVQRLISEFVQFYQNRIDAYKVRGEYPINGPVEIRVTGLDKPADAGAGAVVPTLSALKPRPDHPEWDIAVWFDILTLPGTPGAGRFYREIEQWMLANYTGSYATLRPEWSKGWGYTDTAAWQDGTMLATTIPNLHREGQPPSSSWDAARATLERYDPHRIFRSPLLDRLMP
- a CDS encoding helix-turn-helix transcriptional regulator, whose amino-acid sequence is MFAMFSKLGKVISSAGSERFASDMHALLVESIPLAITRMTEWTLDEPAGEVVHVQSLGAFGAPGDDGRSTGPAAHGERQPAAHPLLNRIVAACDRQLIHINPLMRSGNGSEVAPLRGPGGGFQCHLVSCKANRRYVISLHRTASHCDFSLQEMSFLKNFADTLLPLVEWHASTRRHGDLEGTTMPAVEALRQEFESRLARAAVVLSARESEVCLGLLAGKMLRELAGELGVKESTVETYIKRAAVKLGISGRHGLTKWMIDDYVPCASAA
- a CDS encoding helix-turn-helix transcriptional regulator translates to MAGDASPVPAIRYRRVRRRVFKSCRQPCAQAQLQRLIRNPFMEFSRLFAHVGEAISSSGSRRFPRVMYSLISAAVPVDEIRISELAVDATPDGDLQVRSLGAVGAALAKAGPAAACYGPQMPPRPGASRLHVDDTLAGHGPTHALLHRFALMQAAIVPPRCAQFHLLTRKRGHYYLISLYRTNTFDDFTPREQTVLKELSHVLFPIVETHVAALDSTPPPAHAAAAAPPATQSGRERVARRFADRLRQAGVKLSTREIEACTALLAGDTVPAIAVRFALRESTVETYLKRAAVKLGFGGRHGLTRWMLDEAAGAASEAATGARRHGTRSVRRDRASPYIIGT
- a CDS encoding cyclic peptide export ABC transporter, encoding MDSTQSKSPPWHSAATLMWRSHPWLTLGTVLTGLVSGIASIVGVGLISRVLHDQDDRQTLLMIFIAVNVIAVVCRSSAAVMPSYACMKVMTRLRVNLCKRILATPLDEIDRRGAPNILTMLTQDIPQLSQTLLTIPTIIVQSVVLVCSIVYLAYLSWIVFASTITQTIVGLALYLFFYRRAVNFTERVRDEFVQFNEYTHGLVFGIKELKLNRARRRWFTRAAIELSSKRVAGFNYIERFWFMSGDTIGQITVAVLLGFLLFGVPSFGVVDPSVLTASILAVLYMMGPLTMLISILPIVAEGKTALARLAEFGFLIDDGEDSRKEPPHPRTRESSANSWQLIELKDVKMNYRDNDSSVDFVLGPINMTIHAGELVYVIGGNGSGKSTLGKVLSGLYVPTEGHIALDGKVVDDAARERYRNLFSAVFTDFHLFNRIIGPDRENSSIELARKYLETLKLADKVEINGKDYSTTRALSTGQRKRLALLCAYIEDRPIYILDEWAADQDPVFKRFFYEVLVPDLKSRGKCVIIITHDDQYFKLADRVIRLDSGRIFSDTAMCAVQAEAAG
- a CDS encoding glycosyltransferase family 25 protein, with amino-acid sequence MKSAPTIDNAFARKVCINLDRRPDRWEAMQRKFAEQNILTVERLPAVDARLVTVPESLSHMRAQDYGCTMSHLAAVKQAKAAGASEVLIFEDDAFFDPDFAARFPEFIAQVPNDWHMLFLGAYHFTPPIPVAPNIVKAVETLTAHAYVVRDSLYDAFIAINENPPAINDRNNLVLQQKFNCYCFEPNLVGQESGYSDIMDEVMPEKPLSYSLPIPDGW